The following are from one region of the Candidatus Hydrogenedentota bacterium genome:
- the groL gene encoding chaperonin GroEL (60 kDa chaperone family; promotes refolding of misfolded polypeptides especially under stressful conditions; forms two stacked rings of heptamers to form a barrel-shaped 14mer; ends can be capped by GroES; misfolded proteins enter the barrel where they are refolded when GroES binds) produces the protein MPKQLVFDQEARNALLRGADMLSNAVKATLGPKGRNVVIEKSFGAPNITKDGVTVAKEVELKNPYENMGARMVREAASKTQDTAGDGTTTATVLVQDMIHEGMKHVTAGSNPMYLKRGMEKALKVVTEAIQASSKKIRNNDDIVHVATISANGDKEIGEMIAKAIAEVGEDGVVTIEEGKGLNSELDVVDGMQFDRGFLSPYFVTKPENMTAELEDCYILAYEKKISSIQEIIPILQGIAQSGKPLLIIAEDVEGEALATLVVNRLRGTLNVCAVKAPAFGDRRKEILRDISIITGGQYISEDLGTKLENVTLKDLGKAKRVSVTKDNTTVVEGGGSKKDILGRCEQIRKAIETTTSDYDREKLQERLAKLAGGVAVIKVGAPTEIALKEKKARTDDALNATRAAIEEGVVPGGGVALLSARDKVKAMKLDGDEAIGAQIVAHALGSPLAQIAENAGMEGSVVVRKVIESKGGVGLNAATGEFVDLVKAGVIDPAKVICAALRNAVSVAGVFITTECLVTDIPEKKKPAAPDPHAGHGH, from the coding sequence ATGCCAAAACAACTCGTCTTCGACCAGGAAGCGCGCAATGCCCTGCTTCGCGGCGCCGACATGCTCTCAAATGCCGTCAAGGCGACCCTCGGACCTAAGGGCAGAAACGTCGTTATCGAGAAGTCTTTTGGTGCGCCGAATATCACCAAGGACGGCGTAACGGTGGCGAAGGAAGTTGAACTGAAGAACCCCTACGAAAATATGGGGGCGCGTATGGTCCGCGAAGCGGCCAGCAAGACGCAGGACACCGCGGGAGACGGCACGACAACCGCGACGGTGCTCGTGCAAGACATGATCCACGAGGGCATGAAGCACGTAACCGCCGGCTCGAACCCGATGTACTTGAAGCGCGGAATGGAAAAGGCGCTGAAGGTCGTTACGGAGGCCATCCAGGCGTCAAGCAAGAAAATCCGCAACAACGACGACATTGTGCACGTCGCGACCATCTCCGCGAACGGCGACAAGGAAATCGGCGAGATGATCGCGAAGGCGATCGCGGAAGTCGGCGAAGATGGCGTCGTGACAATTGAAGAAGGCAAGGGCCTCAACAGCGAGCTTGATGTTGTCGACGGCATGCAGTTCGATCGCGGTTTCCTCTCCCCCTACTTCGTGACGAAGCCCGAGAATATGACCGCGGAACTCGAGGACTGCTATATCCTCGCGTACGAGAAAAAAATCAGCTCCATCCAGGAGATTATCCCGATTCTGCAGGGCATCGCCCAGAGCGGCAAGCCCCTGCTTATCATCGCGGAAGATGTCGAGGGCGAAGCGTTGGCGACGCTTGTCGTCAACCGCCTGCGCGGCACCTTGAACGTGTGCGCCGTGAAGGCCCCGGCGTTCGGCGACCGCCGCAAGGAAATCCTTCGCGACATCTCGATCATCACGGGCGGCCAGTATATCAGCGAAGACCTCGGCACCAAGCTCGAGAACGTCACGCTGAAGGACCTCGGCAAGGCCAAGCGCGTCTCCGTGACGAAGGACAATACCACCGTTGTCGAAGGCGGCGGCAGCAAGAAGGATATCCTCGGCCGTTGCGAGCAAATCCGAAAGGCCATCGAAACGACAACGTCGGATTATGACCGCGAGAAGCTGCAGGAGCGCCTTGCGAAGCTTGCCGGCGGTGTCGCGGTCATCAAGGTTGGCGCGCCGACGGAAATCGCGTTGAAAGAGAAGAAGGCGCGTACCGATGACGCGCTAAATGCCACCCGCGCGGCAATCGAAGAAGGCGTCGTGCCGGGCGGCGGCGTCGCGCTGCTGAGCGCGCGCGACAAAGTAAAAGCGATGAAGCTCGACGGCGACGAAGCCATCGGCGCGCAAATCGTCGCCCACGCCCTGGGTTCGCCGCTTGCCCAAATCGCCGAGAACGCCGGCATGGAAGGCAGCGTCGTTGTGCGCAAGGTCATCGAGTCCAAAGGCGGCGTCGGTCTGAACGCGGCGACCGGCGAATTCGTCGACCTCGTGAAGGCAGGAGTTATTGACCCGGCGAAGGTCATTTGCGCCGCGCTGCGCAACGCGGTGAGCGTCGCGGGTGTGTTCATCACGACCGAATGCCTCGTCACCGACATTCCCGAAAAGAAGAAACCGGCCGCCCCGGACCCCCACGCCGGCCACGGCCACTAA